GTGATGATGCTGTTTGCGCAGACCAAGTGAGCGGCGGGTGCCGGGCGGGCTCGCGGAGCTCGTTCCTCCGGAGAGTGTCCCTCCGAAAGGTGGAAGATGGGGTGGTGACGGGGAATGCGGAGGGGTGTGGGCGGACTCGCGGAGCTCGTCCCTCCGGAGAGTGTCCCTCCGGAGGATGTGTGACCGGGTGAGCGGTGGATGCTGCGGAGGGGTGCGGGACCGGACCGGGGTCAGGCGTCGTCGCGTCGGGGTTTGCGGAGTTCGGCTTCGCGGAGCCAGGCGAAGATGACCGGGGTGACGATGAGGATGTGGACGAGGCTGCTGACGGCCCCGCCGATGACGGGGGCGGCAAGGGGTTTCATGACCTCGGCGCCGGCGCGGTCGCTCCACATGATGGGGAGGAGGCTGGCAATGGTGGTCGCGACGGTCATGACCTTGGGGCGGAGGCGGAGGCGGGCGCCGTCCTGGACGGCCTGGAGGAGGTCGTCATGGGAGAAGGCGGCACCGCGATCGGCGCGGCGCTGGGCGAGACTTTCCTCGAGGTACACGACCATGACGACGCCGGTCTGGATGGCGATGCCGAAGAGGGTGATGTAGCCGACCCAGACGGCGACGCTGAAGGGGTAGCCGAGGGACCACTGGAGGAAGACGCTGCCGCTGAGGGCGAAGGGGACGGCGAGGATGACGTGGGCGGCCTCGCTGACGGAGCGGTAGGTGAGGTAGAGGAGGAGGAAGATGACGAGGAGGACGGTGGGGAAGATGACCTGGAGGGTGGCACGGGCGTGGAGGAGATGTTCGTACTGGCCGCTGTACTCGATGGTCATGCCCGGATCGAGGGTGACTTCGCGGGCCACGCGTTCGCGGATTTCCTTCACGAAGCCGCCGAGGTCGCGGTCCTGGACATTGGCCTGGACGAAGACGCGGAGACGTCCGTTTTCGGAGGCGATCTCGCTGGGGCCGATGACGCGGCGGATGGAGGCGACCTGGCCGAGGGGGATCATCCTGCCGGCGGGACTGGCGACGAGGATTTCGCCGAGGCGTTCGATATCGTCGCGTTCGTCGCGGGCGAGGCGGACCTGGATGGGGAAGCGTTCCCGGCCCTCGATGGTGGTGGCGACGTTGACACCGCCGAGGCCGGCTTCGACGGTTTCGAGGACGTCGCGTGCATTGAGGCCGAAGCGGGCCATGGCGGGGCGGTCCACGATGATTTCGAGGTAGGGTTTGGCCTGGACGCGGGAGGGGGCGACTCCGATGGCGCCGGGGACGGAGCTGACGATCCGTTCGACCTCGAAGGCTTTGCGTTGGAGGGCATCGAGGTTGTCGCCGAGGATCTTGACGCCGACCTGGGCACGGATGCCGGTGCTGATCATGAGAATGCGGTTCTCGATGGGCTGAAGGAAACCGGGGACATAGCCGGGCACGGCGGTCATTTTCGCGGTGAGTTCGGCGATGAGGGCGGGTTTGGTCATGCCCGGGCGCCACTGGTCGCGGGGTTTGAGCATGATGGTGGTCTCGATCATTTCGACGGGGGCGGGATCGGTGGCGGTTTCGGCGCGGCCGAGTTTGCCGGCGACGGAGGCGACTTCGGGGACCTGGCTCATGACGACATCCTGCCAGGCCATGATGCGATGGACTTCGGGGAGGGCGGTGCTGGGGAGGAGGACGGGCATGTAGAGGAGGGAGCCTTCCTCGAGGGTGGGCATGAACTCGCTGCCCATGCCGGCGAGCAGGCGGGCGGCGGCGGGGTGTCGGGACTGGAAGAGGGTGAGGGCGGCGGGGTCGGGTCCGACCACCGCACGGGCGATCCGGGTCAGGACGGGGCGTGGGAGACCGAAGGCGAGGAGGGCGGCGGCGGCGAGGAGCAGGGCGGCGGCGGCGAGGACGACGAGGCGATGGCGGAGGGACCAGGCGAGGAGGGGTTGGTAGAGGTGGAGGAGGGAGCGCATGACCCAGTTGTTCTCCTCGCGGTGGAAGGGGCCGCGGATGAGGAGGGAACAGAGGACGGGGACGGCGGTGACGGCGAGGAGGGTGGCGCCGATGCAGGCGAAGGTTTTGGTGTAGGCGAGGGGATGGAAGAGTTTGCCCTCCTGACCGCTGAGGACGAAGACGGGGACGAAGGCGAGGATGATGATCGACATCGCGAAGAAGATCGGGCGGCCCACGAGGCGGGCGGCGACGAGGGTGGTTTCCAGAGTCTCGCGGCGGGTGAGGCGGACCTGGGATTCGGTCCAGGGCTGGCCCGAGGCGCGGAGGGATTCGCGTTTGCGATCCTCGGCGCGTTCGCAGTGGCGGATGACGTTTTCGGTCATGACGATCCCGGCATCGACGAGGACGCCGATGGCGATGGCGATGCCGGCGAGGGACATGATGTTGGAGCTGATGCCCAGCTCCTGCATGAGGATGAAGGAGATGAGGATGGAGGCGGGGAGGGGGAGGGTGACGATGAGGATGCTGCGGAAGTGGAAGAGGAAGATGACGTGGGCGAGGGTGACGAGGAGGATTTCCTCGATGAGGGCGTGTTTGAGGGTGTTGATGGTGCGCTCGATGAGTTCGCTGCGGTCGTAGAAGGAGCGGATCGAGACGCCGGGGGGGAGGCTGGAGGCCAGTTGGGCGATCTTCTCCTTCACGTCACGGATGACCGCCATGGCGTTTTCGCCGGTGCGCATGACGACGATGCCGCCGACGCGCTCGTGTCCGTCCACGTCGAGGGTGCCGCGGCGGAAGTCGCCACCGATCTGGAGGGTGGCGACGTCGCGGAGGTACACGGGGGTGCCATCGCGTTCGGTGACGGCGACGGATTCGAGGTCGGCGAGGGACTCGATGAGGCCGACGCCACGGACGACGAACTCGACGCCGTTTTCCTCGATGACCTTGCCGCCGACGTTGAGGTGGTTGGCGGAGACGGCGGCCATGACCTGGCCGAGGGTGGCGCCGGCGGCGCGGAGCCGGGTGGAGGAGACCTCGACCTGGTACTGCTTGACGAAGCCTCCGAGGCTGGCGACTTCGGCGACGCCGGGGACGGACTGGAGCTGGTAGCGGACGAACCAGTCCTGGATGGCGCGCAACTGGCCGAGGTCATAGCCGCCGTCCGGGGCGAGCCGGGGATCGACATGGAGGTAGTACTGATAGACCCAGCCGAGGCCGGTGGCATCGGGGCCGAGGAGTGGGGTGACGCCCGGGGGCATCTGGGTGCCGAGGTAATTGAGGCGTTCGAGGATGCGGGCGCGGGCGAAGTAGTTGTCGGTGTCGTCCTCGAAGATGACGGTGATGAGGGAGAAGCCGAACATGGACAGGGCGCGGACGGCCTTGACGCCGGCGAGGCCCTGGAGGTTGACGGAGAGCGGGTAGGTGACCTGGTCCTCGACCTCCTGGGGGGAGCGACCGGGCCAGTCGGCGAAGACGATCACCTGGTTTTCGGACAGGTCGGGGATGGCGTCCACGGGGGTGGACAGGAGGGCTTTCACGCCCCAGGCCACGACGAGGAGGAGGGCGCAGAGGATGAGGAAGCGGTTCCTCAGGGAGAATTCGATGAGCCGGTTGATCATGGGGTGACGACCTCCACGCCGCATTCGAGCATTTCGGCGCCGAACCAGGGATTACGAAGGGGGGGTGCGAGCTGGAGCCACTCGGTGCGTCGCGGCGCGTCGGCGAAGGCGTCGGAGGTCATCGGGCAGCGGTAGATGCGGAGGGAGGCGAAACCGGGTTCGGCGTCGCGGAGGGATTTGGCGAGGGCGACGAGGGCCTGGCTCAAGGGGAAGTAGGCGCCGCGGGCGTCGCGGAGGCTGGGGGCCGGGGGAAGGTTGGCGGGGGACAGGGCGGGTTCGATCCAAGGCTGCCAGGGCCCGGCGGCGGGGAGGCGTTCGCGGAGGGGAACGGCGGTGGCGGCGAGGGCCGGGCGGGCATCGTTGAAGGCGGCGAGATCATCGGCGGCGAGGGCGGCGCGGAGGAGGTCGGCCTGGGCGAGGAAGGCCTGGAGCGCGGGGAGGAGATCCGTGGGGAAGGAGTTCGGGGGAGGACGGGGCGGGGTGAGGGCGGGGGATGCCGGGTCGGGGGATGCGGCGGGATCCAGGCCGGGTTCGTGGAGGGACTGGTTGAGCTGGGCCTGGGCATCGATGAGGAGGTTGCCGTTGAGGACGACGCGGTCTCCGGCGTCGAGTCCGGCCAGCACTTCGAAGTGATCGTCGCCGGCCCGTCCGAGGCGGAGGTCGCGGCGTTCGTAGGCGCCCCCGCCATGATCGAGGTAGGCGCGGGGGCGACCGTCGGGATTGAGGACGGCGGCACGGGGAACGAGGAGGACCCCGGGGATTTCGATGCGGATGCGGGCGTCGGCGTAGAGCTGGGCGGGGAGGAGGTGTTGGGGGTGGGCGGGGTCGAGGAGGGGGTTGTCGAGTTCGACGCGGGCTTTGGCGCTGCGGGTGCGGGGGTCAAGGGTGGGATCGATGAAGCGGATGGGGGCGTGGAGGGACTGGCCGGGGAGGGCCGGGGTGGTGAGTTCGACTTCCTGTCCGACGCGGATCCAGGGGAGGTCACGTTCATAGACATCGAAGCGGAACCAGAGGGTGGAGAGATCGGCGATTTCGAGGAGGGGATCGCCTTCGGCGACGTACTGGCCGGCGAGGACGAAGCGTTCGAGGACGGTGCCGCTTTCCGGGGCGAGGAGTTCGGACAGGTGGCTGGCGGGGTCCTTGCCGGGCAGGGCGAGGATCTGGGGTTCGGTGAGGCCGAGCTGGCGGAGGCGTTGGAAGGCGGCCCGCTGGAGGAGATCGGCATCGGCGGAGGGGGCGCCCGGGGTGTGGCGGGCGAGGGCAAGAAACTGGCGTTCGGCTTCGAGGAGGGCGGGGCTGTAGATCCGGGCGAGGGGTTGCCCGGCGGTCACGGAGGCGCCGGTGAAGTTGACGTGGAGATGTTCGATGCGGCCGGCGACGTAGGCCGGGAGGAGGCGACGGCGGGTTTCGTCGGGTTCGAGGGTGCCGGCGACGCGGAGGTGGCGGACGAGGGGGCCGCGGTGGATGGAGGTGGAGCGGACATGGATGACGGTGATGGAATTGGAGGGGAGGGAGACCATGCCCGGTTCGAGATCGGGGGAGGCATCGCCTTCGAAGACGGGGGTAAGTTCCATGCCGCAGATGGTGCATTTGCCCGGGGTATCGGACTTGATCCAGGGATGCATGGCGGACTGGTAGAAGAGGACCCGTTTGGGGCCGCCGGCGGCGGGGAGGGCGTCGTGGGATTGGGCGAGGCGACGGGCGCTCCACCAGGCGGCCGGGCCGACGAGGGCGGCGGTCAGGAGGATGGCGAGGAGGGTAGGAGCTTTCATGGGCGGGGGGGGGCGGGAATCAGGGCAGCGGGACTTCGGGGGCCGGATCGGGGGCGAGGTCGAGCATGAAGAGGGCATCGACATCGCCGATGCCGCAGCAGGTGACGAGTTCGGCGATCATGCGGTGCTGGTCGGCGACGGCACGGGCGAGGGTGAGGCGGGCCTCGGTGAGTTCGCGCCGGGCATCGAGCAGTTCGAGGAAGCGGCCGCGCCCGACGCTCCAGGCGGCGAGGGTGTTTTCGACGAGGAGTTCCCAGCGGGGGAGGAGGCGGTCGCGGTAGAGAAGGGCTTCGCGGCGTGCGGCATCGATGAGGGTCCAGACGCGGAAGACTTCGCGGCGGACTTCGAGTTCGTAGTCCTGGAGTTCGGCGTGGGAGGCGTTGGCGAGGGCGCGGTCGCGGTCGTGGTCGGCGCGGTAGCGGCTGCGATTGAGCCAGGGGAGGTTGAGTCCGACGCCGACCATGCCTTCGCGGACGGCGCCGGAGCCGCTCCATTGGCGGGCTCCGACGGAGAGGGCGACATCGGGAAGGCGGGTGCGGCGGGTGACTTCGAGGGCGGCCTCGGCACGGGCGGTCTCGCGGCGGAGGACGGCGAGGCGGGGTTCGTTGAGGACGGCGAGGGAGACGAGGCGGTCGGAGAACGGGATGTCGGGCGCGCTGGGCGGGAGGTCAAGGGCGGGCCAGGGATGGTCGAGGGGGCGGGCGAGGAGGCGATTGAGGGTGGCGCGGTCGAAGTTGCGCTGGAGGCGGTCTGTTTCGAGCTGCTGGATGCGGCGTTCGCGTTCGGTTTCGAGGCGGAGGAAATCGACATTGCCTTCGAGACCGGCGGCCTGGCGTTCCCTGAGGAAGCCCGACATGCGTTCGACGAGTGCGAGGTCCTGCTGGCCGATGTCGAGGATGGCATCGGCGAGGGCGAGGGTATGGGCGGCCTGGACGACGTCGCGACGGAGCAGTTGGAGGCGGTATTCCGATTCGGAAACGGCGACGGCGGCGGCGGCGTCGGCCTCGAGGCGTTTGGCGCGGGCCTTGCCGAAGAGGGGGAGGGGCTGCTCGATTTCGTAGAGGAGGTTGCCTTCCATCTCGAGGTCGGGGCCTGGCGAGCTGGCGACGGCGCCACCGATCCGGACCATGGGATCCTCCCAGACGCGGACGCCCTGAACGGCGCGTTGAGCGGCCTGTTGACGGAGGCGGGCGGCACGGAGTTGGGGATGTTGATCGGTCGCCTCGCTGACGAGCCGGGCGAGGAGGGCGGCGTCGAGCGGGAGACGTTGGGGAGGGGCTGGCGTCGCGGCCCGCACGGGGCAGAGCGCCAGACACAACAGGGATGAGAACCAGAGAGATCGCATGAACCACCTTTCAGCCGGGAATCGTTACACGCCTGTCAGGCCGACCCGTGGTGCGCCGGCGTGGGGCACACCTCACCCGTGGCTGGCGGTGGGATCAGATCAGAAGGGCGCAGCCGCTCAGGAAGAGGGGAACGGCGGCGGGGAGGGAAGCGGCGCCATGTCCGGCAGCGGGTGCGGAGGCATCGCCGGAAGGAGAAAGAGGAACCGCCACGGAGGGCGCGGGAGGCACCAGGTCGTCGCTCGAACCTGCGGGTCGGACCGGCAGGGCGGGGGCGGGTACTCCGGGCACGGGGGCTTCCGCGGGGGCACAGCAGGTGCGGGCTCCGCAACTGCAGCAGCGGCAGGTGGCGTGAGCGGTTGCGTCGTGAGCGGTGGCGCCGTGAGCGGTGGCCGGGGAGGGGGTGCTGGCGGCGTTGACCGCGGGTCCGCCCCAGGGCTGCCAGAGCAGCGCCAGGATGAGGAGGACGGCGGCGGGCCAGCGCATCGTGGGGGGAGATTATGCCGGATGGGGGCGGACGTCACGCCTTCTTGCGGGCTTCCCACGGGGCGGGATGTCTTTCAGGATCGGCGGACCATGATCACCCGTTTACTTGCCGTCGCGGCCCTGCTGGTCGGGATGGGGCTGTGGACACGACCCGCCGTGGCGGCCGACACGCGTTGCTACGAACTGCGGATCTACCATGCGGCGCCGGGGAAGCTCGATGCGTTGCACGAGCGGTTTCGGAACCACACGCTGCGGCTCTTCGAGAAGCACGGGATGCGGAACATCGGGTACTGGGTGCCGGTGCAGAACCAGGAGAATCCGCGGCTGTACTTCATCCTCTCGTATCCCAACCGGGAGGCGCGGGAGGCTTCGTGGAAGGCGTTCGTCGCCGATCCGGACTGGCAGGCGGCCTACCAGGCGTCGCATGCGGGCGGGGTGCTGGTGGAGAAGGCGGAGAGTTATTTCCTGGCGACCACGGATTACTCGCCGGCCATCCGGGCGCGGGTGGGGGAGGAGCGGCGGGTGTTCGAGTTTCGCGACTACACGGCTTCGGCGGGGAACCTGGACCGGTTGCATGCGCGGTTCCGGGATCACACGGTCCGGCTCTTTTCGAAGCACGGGATGCACCATTTCGGATACTGGACGCCGATGCCGGGCGAGGCGGGGGCGGAGGACCGGCTGGTGTATCTGCTGTGGCACGACAGCACGGATGCCGCGAAGGCATCCTTCGGGGGGTTTGTTCAGGATCCGCAGTGGAGGGCGGCGCGGGAGTCGTCGGAACGGGCGGCGGGCGGTTCGCTGACGGCACCGGGCGGGGTGCGGTCGCTGTTCCTGGTGGCCACGGACTATTCGCCCACACGCTGACATGAAGGGGCTTCGCGTACTCTGGGGGGTGGTGCTGGCCATGGGGGTCCAGGCCGCCCCGGAACCGGGATGGGTGCGGGGCGGGTTTGTATATGAGACCGCGCCGTTCCCGCAGTGCCATGCGTCCACCGTGGTGGAGACGGGTGGAACCCTGGTGGTGGCGTGGTTCGGCGGGACGCACGAGCGGCATCCGGACGTGGGCATCTGGGTGTCGCGTTGGGAGGGCGGGTCCTGGACGGCTCCGCGCGAGGTGGCCCATGGCATTCAGTACCGGTTGCCGGGCGGGGAACCGTTGCGGTACCCGACGTGGAATCCGGTGCTGTTCCAGCCGGCGTCGGGTCCGCTGTTGTTGTTCTACAAGGCGGGTCCGTCACCACGCGAATGGTGGGGGATGCTGATGACGTCGCCGGACGGCGGACGGACGTGGGATGAGCCGCGGCGCCTGCCGGAGGGGATTCTGGGTCCGGTGAAGAACAAGCCGGTGCAATTGGAGAACGGGGATCTGTTGTGTCCGTCGAGCAGCGAGCACGACGGCTGGCGGCTTCACTTCGAGCGGACGTCCGACCTGGGCCGCACCTGGGAGCGGATCGGATCGTTCCATGACGGCAAGGCGATCGGCGCGATCCAGCCCAGCCTGTTGCGGTTGGGACCGGAGCACTGGCTGGCGGTGGGGCGGTCGCGTCAGGATCGGGTGTTCGAGGTGGAGTCGCGGGACGGGGGGCGGACGTGGGGGGTGCTGACTCTGGGAACGCTGCCCAATCCGAATTCGGGGACCGACGCCGTGACCTTGCGGGACGGCCGGCATCTGATGGTTTACAACCACGTGCCGGGTTTGCCGGGGCAATGGGGGGGGAAACGGTCGCCGTTGAATGTGGCGGTCTCGGAGGACGGCCGGACCTGGCGGGCGGCACTGACCCTCGAGGACGAGCCGGGCATGGAGTTCAGCTACCCGGCGGTGATCCAGTCGGCGGACGGGATGGTCCACATCACCTACACGTGGAAGCGGCAACGGGTGAAGCACGTGGTCCTGGACCCGGCCCGGCTGGTGTTGCGGGACTTCGCGGAGGGAGGGGCCTGGCCCGATGGAAGCGGCGGGTGATTGCGCGTGTCCATGGTGCGGCCAGACGGTGACCGTGTCGGTGGACACCAGCGTGGAGAACCAGCGGTTCACGGTGGACTGCGAGGTGTGCTGCCGTCCGATCGAGGTCGTGGCGACCTGTGAGCCGGGGGAAATCTTGAGCCTGGACGTCGGTTCAGGGTGAGCAGGCAGCCTGGGCGGCCGAGTGGGGCGGCGTCCTGGGCTGCATCCGGGACGGGTGAGGTTCGCGAGGCTGCGGGCCATGGCGTCGGGCGGTTGGAGGCTCCGTGGAACCCGGTTCGGCGAACGCGGGGCGATGCCCAGGGCGTTGCGCCCGAAGCGGGGTGAGGATTCGCGGGATGGCTCCCTGCGCGACCGGGCCGGCGATGGAGTTCCGACCGGGGTCAGTCGCCTGGATCGAAGCCGTGTCCGACCAGGCTGCACGCCTGGACGACGTTGAGGCCGAGGCGTTCCGCGGCTTCCACGACGTCGGGGCTGTCGGCTCCGGGATTGAGCCAGAGTTCGTCGCAGCCGCGGGCAGCGATGCGGGGCAGTTCCTGAAGGAGGACGGCGGGCGGGAGGTACACGCTGATGAGGTGGGGTCGCAGGGGGAGATCCTCGACGGAGGCGAAGGCGGGAAGACCTTCGATGGTCTTTTCGCGCGGATTCACGGGAAACACCTGCCAGCCCTTTCCGGCGAAGGCCCGCACGGCGCGATTGCCGAATTTGGACCGCTGATTCGAGGCGCCGAGGATGGCGATCGTTTTCATGACGCCGAGACTGCGTTTGCGCCACCGGGGACAAAAGTCCGAAGGCGGGACTTCCTATCCGCCACGAACGGCTTTCGCGGGGAGCCTGGGTTCGGATAGGATGTTGCCAATCGGGTCCGGCACCGAGCCGGTTCGACCGGACCCGCATCGCCATCATGAATGCCACGGACCACGCCCCGACCCGCCACCCCCGCCGCGCCACCACGCGCCGCGAGTTCCTCAAGACCACCGGACGTGTCACCGCCGCCTCCGCCCTTGCCGGAGTGGCGCTGCCGCACGTACACGCCACCGGTGACGACACCATCCACCTGGCGTTGATCGGGTGTGGCGGACGCGGCAACGGCGCCGTGGCCAATGCAATGTCCGCCGGGGGCCTGGTGCTGGATGACGATCAGGGCAACGCGCGCACGGCGCGGACCGGGGCACTGGGTTCGCGGGGTCCGGTGAAGCTCGTGGCGATGGCGGACATCCGGGCCGACCGGCTCACCCAGTCGCACGCCGCGTTGCGCGAGGCGCTGGGGGACGGCATCGACGTGCCCGCCGAACGCCGGTTTCCGGGCTTCGACGGGTACCGCCACGCCATCGACTGCCTGCGTCCGGGGGACGTGGCGATGCTGACCACCCATGCGGCCTTCCGACCGGGCCATCTCGAGTATGCGGTCGAGCGGGGGGTGCATGTGTTCATGGAGAAGAACTTCGCCTCGGACCCCGGCGGCCTGCAGCGGATCCTTCGGGCGGGCGAGGCGGCGGAGAAGAAGAACCTCAAGATCGGTGCCGGGCTGATGTGCCGCCATTCCTCGGCCCGCCAGGCGCTGATTGGCAGGATCCGGGAGGGCGATCTCGGCGAGATCCAGCTCATCCGGGCATACCGGATGGATCCCGGTTACCGGATGGGCCCGTTCCCGGGAGGGGAGAACGAGTTGCTGTGGCAGTTGAGCCCGGGGCGGCCCTACCAGTTCCTGTGGGCGTCGGGCGGGATTTTCATCGAGCTGATGATCCACCAGATCGACGAGTGTTTCTGGATCAAGGACGCCTGGCCCGTGGCCGCCCATGGCATCGGCGGACGCCAGGCCGGCAGCACCGACTGCAGTCAGAACCTCGACAGTTACTCGGTGGAATACACCTTCGCAGACGGCACCACCGCCCTGGTCAATGGACGGTACGTCCCCAACTGCCACACCGACTTCGGCACCTACATTCATGGCAGCCGTTGCGCCGCGAAGTTCTCGGGGGATGTCCATGCACCGGCCTCCTGGGTGTACCGCGACCAGCGCATGGAGCGCGGCAACATCACCTGGCGCGCGGAGCGGGAGACGGTGAATCCGTGGCAGGCCGAATGGGAGGTGCTCCTGGCGGCAATCCGCAACGACCGGCCGCACAACGAGGCCCGCCGGGCGGCCCTTGCCAATCTGGGCGCCATCATGGGCCGGGCGGCGGTTCACACCGGCCAGCGCATCACCTGGGAACAGGCCGTCGCCTCGGACTTCCAGTTTTATGCGGGTGTGGATCAGCTCACCGCCGCCAGCGCCGCCCCGGTCCGCGCCGACGCGCAGGGCCGATATCCCGCTCCCGTGGCGGGCGCCTGGACGGAGATTTGAGGCGGGTGGTAATCGGAGGGGCGGGATTCACGAGGCTGGCGGCCGCCGGGGGCACGCAGACCTTTCGATCTCCGGGTGGAGTCGCGAACTGCCGGCCCACCCTGTACCTCACCAGTACAATCCATGCGAGGCCAGCTCCCGCCGCACCAGGTCGAGGTCCCAGACCTGCACTTCCGCATATTGTCCCCGCACATAGAGGCGGCTGTCTCCAGGACCCCAGCACAACGGAACCTGCCCCAGCGCCTCCAGCCGCATCAGCACCTCTCCACGTCCAGGATGGATCAGTTGTACCTCGTCCACACGCCATTGCACCGCCACCAGGGACCCTTCGCCGACTGCCGCCACCGGAGGTTCGACGGGCAGCGCACCGACTCCGCCCGCCTCTTCCTCCAAGGCTTCGATCCAATGCACCAGTTCCCAACTCTCCCGCTCGAAAACGCGACATCCCCGCCCATCGATCGCCAGCAAGCGTTCCGTGCCCGGTTGAAACGCCACCACCGTCGCCCCTGGCCCCGGCCATTCCCGCAATAACGCTCCGGTCACCGCATCCCAGACCCGCGTCCTGCCCTCGAATGTCCCTCCCGTCGCTGCCCAGCGTCCCGATCCGCTGAGTGCCACCGATCCCAGCCCGTCATGCACCAGCCGGATCGCCACTCCGGCATCCCGTCCCTCCTCCAGGATCACCGCTGTGCTGGCGTCGGCCCGCACCACCATTCGGCGGCCCGCCGCATCCGTCCCCAACGGCGCGATCCGCCCGGTCACCGGTTCAGACCACACGCGCTGCGTTTCGACACCTGCGGCAGGCCCCCACTCCGTTCCCGGACCCGGCAGACGCACCCACCCGGCTCCGTCTTCCCCGGCCATGAGCAGTCTTCCTCCCTCCCCGGTCCGAACCGCGGACGCCGCCCCTGACACCAGCCCGGTCCATGCCCCGCCCTCCGCGGCGACCTCCCGGATCGCCACTCCGCGCCCGGTCGCGTAGGCCAGATACCGGCCGTCCCCGGTGACCGTTGCCGACACGATCCGCGCGTCGCGAATTCCGAGTCCCCGGTACACCGGGGACGGATGGGCAACTTCCAGCAGTTCCGCCCGTCTGCCGTCCCCGAACCTCGCCAACCGCCGGGCGTCCGGACTGAACCCCACGAACCGCGTGCCGCCGCTCACCGGGTACATCAACAGGGCCTGCGCCCGTTCGACATCCCACAGCCCGGCCGCCTTGTCCCAGCCGATGGTCGCCAGCAGCGTCCCGTCCTGACTGAACGTCGCCGTCACGACTTGGGCCTTGTGCCCGGCAAACACCGCCGCCCGCCGGCCTGTCTCGACGTCCCAGAAATGCACCAGCCAGTCGTCGCATGGCACCGCCAGCCGGGCGCCGTCCGGATGCCAGGCAATCCCCCGTGCCGCCGCTCCATGTTCGAGGACCCGCAGCAGCGAACCGTCGACGGCCCAACGAATCCCCACCTCGCCGCCGAGCGACGCAACTGCCAGCCGGGTCCCGTCCGGACTGAAGCTCAGTGCATACAACCCTTCTCCGGCCGGGAACGTCTGCACG
The Verrucomicrobiia bacterium DNA segment above includes these coding regions:
- a CDS encoding CPXCG motif-containing cysteine-rich protein is translated as MEAAGDCACPWCGQTVTVSVDTSVENQRFTVDCEVCCRPIEVVATCEPGEILSLDVGSG
- a CDS encoding CoA-binding protein — protein: MKTIAILGASNQRSKFGNRAVRAFAGKGWQVFPVNPREKTIEGLPAFASVEDLPLRPHLISVYLPPAVLLQELPRIAARGCDELWLNPGADSPDVVEAAERLGLNVVQACSLVGHGFDPGD
- a CDS encoding Gfo/Idh/MocA family oxidoreductase, whose protein sequence is MNATDHAPTRHPRRATTRREFLKTTGRVTAASALAGVALPHVHATGDDTIHLALIGCGGRGNGAVANAMSAGGLVLDDDQGNARTARTGALGSRGPVKLVAMADIRADRLTQSHAALREALGDGIDVPAERRFPGFDGYRHAIDCLRPGDVAMLTTHAAFRPGHLEYAVERGVHVFMEKNFASDPGGLQRILRAGEAAEKKNLKIGAGLMCRHSSARQALIGRIREGDLGEIQLIRAYRMDPGYRMGPFPGGENELLWQLSPGRPYQFLWASGGIFIELMIHQIDECFWIKDAWPVAAHGIGGRQAGSTDCSQNLDSYSVEYTFADGTTALVNGRYVPNCHTDFGTYIHGSRCAAKFSGDVHAPASWVYRDQRMERGNITWRAERETVNPWQAEWEVLLAAIRNDRPHNEARRAALANLGAIMGRAAVHTGQRITWEQAVASDFQFYAGVDQLTAASAAPVRADAQGRYPAPVAGAWTEI